One genomic window of Bradyrhizobium sp. B124 includes the following:
- a CDS encoding HAD family hydrolase, whose translation MPDTYLKALESLGLPAQACLAFEDSPSGLLAGQSANMAVIILRSMYFWNGNFEGTLEVLNELTELGSDRASTICAMAETGGEDQW comes from the coding sequence GTGCCAGACACCTATCTCAAAGCTCTGGAGAGTCTTGGATTGCCCGCACAGGCGTGCCTCGCGTTCGAGGACTCTCCCAGCGGGCTTCTTGCAGGACAATCCGCCAACATGGCGGTCATCATCTTGCGCAGCATGTATTTTTGGAATGGCAACTTTGAGGGGACTCTCGAAGTCCTTAACGAGCTCACTGAGCTCGGCAGCGATCGAGCATCAACTATTTGCGCTATGGCCGAAACAGGAGGAGAGGATCAGTGGTAA
- a CDS encoding glycerate kinase has translation MRSVVHDDGSKVSTDYRALLLDMFRAAVSSATPDACLSRHLPEPPTGRTIVVGAGKAAASMAAAVEASWSGPIEGVVVTRYGHGCRCRHIEVVQAAHPVPDEAGVRAARSILERVSGLTSDDLVLVLISGGGSALLSLPAGAISLAEKQSVNRALLNCGARISEINTVRKHLSDIKGGRLAAAAAPAKVVTLAISDVPGDDPSTIASGPTVPDDTTSEDALAILVKYGIAAPDSIVRHLKSKASETPKPTDPRLKEVSFRLVATPQKAMEAAARVARDAGIASIILGSSIEGEARDVGLVHAGIARQCGEWGQPLEIPCVLISGGETTVTVAGKGRGGRNAEFLLSLGIAAEGKNGVWAIAADTDGIDGTEDNAGAIVTPETLARAAAAGIDVKASLAANDAYGVFARLDDLIITGPTLTNVNDFRAVLITRRS, from the coding sequence ATGAGATCGGTCGTTCATGACGATGGGTCGAAAGTGAGCACCGACTATCGGGCCCTCTTGCTAGACATGTTCCGGGCGGCGGTGAGTTCCGCGACGCCTGACGCCTGTCTTTCGCGTCATCTTCCGGAACCTCCCACGGGGCGCACCATCGTCGTCGGCGCAGGTAAGGCCGCAGCGTCCATGGCCGCTGCGGTTGAAGCGAGTTGGAGTGGACCGATCGAGGGGGTGGTCGTAACGCGTTACGGCCACGGGTGCCGGTGCAGACATATCGAGGTCGTGCAGGCAGCTCATCCCGTCCCGGATGAAGCCGGCGTAAGAGCAGCGCGCTCGATCCTCGAGCGCGTGTCCGGACTTACGTCCGACGACTTGGTACTCGTCCTGATCTCCGGCGGCGGCTCCGCTCTGCTGTCCCTTCCGGCCGGGGCCATTTCGCTCGCCGAGAAGCAATCGGTCAATCGCGCGTTGTTGAACTGCGGAGCAAGAATTTCCGAGATCAACACGGTCCGGAAACATCTGTCCGACATCAAGGGCGGCCGCTTGGCGGCCGCCGCCGCCCCCGCAAAGGTCGTGACGCTCGCGATCTCAGACGTGCCTGGAGACGATCCGTCGACGATCGCCTCCGGTCCGACGGTGCCGGACGACACAACAAGTGAAGACGCCCTCGCCATTCTCGTCAAATACGGCATTGCCGCGCCGGATAGCATCGTTAGGCATTTGAAGAGCAAGGCGTCGGAGACGCCGAAGCCCACGGACCCGCGTCTGAAGGAGGTCTCGTTCCGCCTGGTCGCCACGCCACAAAAGGCGATGGAAGCCGCGGCACGCGTTGCACGCGATGCCGGCATCGCTTCGATCATTTTAGGAAGTTCGATCGAGGGGGAGGCGCGCGATGTCGGGTTGGTTCACGCCGGCATAGCTCGGCAATGCGGTGAATGGGGACAACCCCTCGAGATCCCCTGTGTCCTAATCTCCGGGGGCGAGACAACGGTGACTGTGGCGGGCAAGGGGCGAGGAGGCCGAAATGCCGAGTTTCTCCTGAGCCTCGGCATCGCGGCTGAGGGGAAGAATGGTGTGTGGGCGATCGCGGCGGACACGGACGGTATAGACGGGACCGAGGACAATGCGGGCGCGATTGTCACCCCCGAGACCTTGGCGAGGGCGGCGGCCGCTGGGATCGACGTCAAGGCAAGCTTGGCTGCAAATGACGCCTACGGCGTATTCGCTAGGCTGGACGATCTAATCATCACGGGGCCGACGTTGACAAATGTCAACGATTTCAGGGCAGTCCTGATCACGAGGAGGAGTTAG
- the gcl gene encoding glyoxylate carboligase has product MTRMRAVDAAVRVLEREGVSCAFGVPGAAINPLYSALKARGSIRHILARHVEGASHMAEGYTRAVAGNIGVCIGTSGPAGTDMITGLYSASADSIPILCITGQAPRAKLYKEDFQAVDIEAIAKPVTKWAVTVREPALVPLVFQQAFHVMRSGRPGPVLVDLPLDVQLAEIEFDEETYASLPVYKPSATRKQIDKALDMLEAAERPLIVAGGGIINADGCAKLVEFAELTSVPVIPTLMGWGAIPDDHPLMAGMCGLQTSHRYGNATLLASDFVIGIGNRWANRHTGSIETYTKGRKFVHIDIEPTQIGRVFGPDFGIVSDAKAALELLVTASFERKERKKLKGRSAWARECAERKARMTRETHFDQVPLKPQRVYEEMNAAFGRDACYVTAIGLSQIAGGQLLNVYHPRHWINCGQAGPLGWTLPAALGVRAACPDKKIVGLSGDYDFQFLIEELAVGAQHKLPYLHVVVNNSYLGLIRQAQRGFDMDFEVSLAFENINSDTGGYGVDHVAVAEGLGCKALRVRSPNEFKDAFARAEALMREHQVPVVIEFILERVTNIPMGTEIDGINEFEDQPTKQSKLLPTE; this is encoded by the coding sequence ATGACGAGAATGCGAGCGGTCGACGCGGCGGTGCGTGTCCTAGAGCGGGAGGGAGTTTCCTGTGCCTTCGGTGTTCCAGGTGCGGCCATCAACCCCCTCTATTCTGCTCTGAAAGCACGTGGCTCGATCCGGCACATCCTGGCTCGTCATGTCGAAGGTGCCTCTCACATGGCGGAGGGCTACACTCGCGCTGTGGCGGGAAACATCGGCGTGTGTATTGGGACTTCGGGGCCCGCCGGGACCGACATGATAACGGGCCTCTACTCGGCGTCCGCGGACTCGATCCCTATCCTCTGTATCACGGGACAGGCTCCGCGTGCCAAGCTGTACAAGGAGGATTTTCAAGCGGTCGACATCGAAGCGATCGCAAAACCCGTCACGAAATGGGCCGTGACCGTTCGCGAGCCCGCGCTCGTTCCGCTGGTCTTCCAGCAGGCCTTTCACGTGATGCGTTCGGGCCGCCCGGGGCCTGTCTTGGTCGATCTTCCGCTCGACGTGCAGCTTGCGGAAATCGAGTTCGACGAAGAAACTTATGCTTCCCTTCCCGTTTACAAGCCGAGCGCTACTCGCAAACAGATCGATAAAGCGCTCGACATGCTGGAGGCCGCTGAGCGCCCCTTGATCGTGGCGGGCGGTGGAATCATCAATGCTGACGGCTGTGCCAAGCTGGTCGAATTCGCCGAGCTAACTAGCGTACCTGTGATTCCGACCTTGATGGGCTGGGGCGCGATTCCCGATGATCATCCTCTGATGGCTGGAATGTGTGGACTTCAGACCAGTCATCGCTACGGCAATGCGACGTTGTTAGCGTCCGATTTCGTGATCGGCATTGGTAATCGTTGGGCCAATCGGCACACCGGATCGATCGAAACTTATACGAAGGGCCGCAAATTCGTCCATATCGATATCGAGCCGACGCAGATTGGTCGCGTCTTCGGACCGGACTTCGGTATCGTGTCCGATGCCAAAGCAGCTCTCGAGCTGCTGGTCACGGCCAGTTTCGAGCGTAAGGAGCGCAAGAAGCTGAAGGGTCGGAGCGCCTGGGCTCGCGAATGCGCCGAGCGCAAGGCGAGAATGACCCGAGAGACCCATTTTGATCAGGTCCCGCTCAAGCCGCAGCGCGTTTATGAGGAAATGAATGCGGCATTCGGGCGGGATGCCTGCTACGTCACGGCCATCGGTCTGTCCCAGATCGCCGGCGGCCAGCTGCTCAACGTTTATCACCCGCGGCACTGGATCAATTGTGGCCAAGCCGGACCGCTGGGGTGGACCTTGCCCGCGGCGCTGGGCGTGCGAGCGGCCTGCCCAGACAAGAAGATCGTCGGTCTATCGGGCGACTACGACTTCCAATTCCTGATCGAAGAGCTCGCCGTCGGGGCTCAGCACAAGCTGCCCTATCTTCATGTGGTGGTGAACAACTCATATCTCGGATTGATCCGACAGGCGCAGCGCGGCTTCGATATGGATTTCGAGGTCAGTCTGGCGTTTGAGAACATCAATTCCGACACCGGAGGTTATGGTGTCGACCATGTGGCGGTGGCCGAGGGATTGGGCTGCAAAGCGCTTCGTGTGCGCAGCCCGAATGAATTCAAGGATGCGTTCGCGCGAGCGGAAGCATTGATGCGGGAGCATCAGGTGCCCGTGGTGATCGAATTCATACTGGAGCGCGTAACGAACATTCCGATGGGTACGGAGATCGACGGCATAAACGAGTTCGAGGATCAGCCGACCAAGCAGTCCAAGCTGTTGCCGACCGAATAA
- a CDS encoding 2-hydroxy-3-oxopropionate reductase: MNDQYLREKCSVSNLGFIGLGIMGHPMAGHLQAAGHRMFLHDVKPVPGDLVEAGAIACKSAKEVAEKSDVIFVMVPDTPHVSAVLFDKDGVADGLSKGKVVVDMSSISPLATKEFAKAINARGADYLDAPVSGGEVGAKAASLTIMVGGPEKTFDTVKPLFELLGKNITLVGGNGDGQTTKVANQIIVALTIEAVGEALLFASKAGADPALVRKALMGGFASSRILEVHGERMVKRDFAPGFRIELHQKDLNLALEGARALGLSLPATSTAQQLFNACVAHGGKAWDHSAMVKALELAAGHEIGRS, encoded by the coding sequence CTGAATGATCAATACCTCAGGGAGAAGTGTTCAGTGAGCAATCTCGGTTTCATCGGTCTCGGAATCATGGGCCATCCTATGGCCGGCCATCTACAGGCTGCGGGGCACCGCATGTTCCTGCATGACGTCAAGCCAGTCCCCGGCGACTTGGTCGAAGCGGGCGCAATCGCCTGCAAATCGGCCAAGGAGGTCGCCGAAAAATCGGACGTTATCTTCGTGATGGTTCCGGACACGCCGCACGTGAGCGCCGTGCTGTTCGACAAGGACGGGGTGGCCGACGGACTGAGTAAGGGAAAGGTCGTGGTGGACATGAGTTCGATCTCGCCTTTGGCGACGAAGGAATTCGCGAAGGCCATCAACGCCCGTGGTGCGGATTATCTCGACGCGCCCGTGTCCGGTGGGGAAGTTGGCGCAAAGGCCGCTTCGCTCACGATCATGGTGGGCGGTCCGGAGAAGACTTTCGATACCGTGAAGCCGTTGTTTGAGCTGTTGGGCAAGAACATCACCTTGGTGGGCGGCAATGGAGACGGGCAGACGACGAAAGTGGCGAACCAGATCATCGTGGCATTGACGATTGAGGCGGTCGGAGAGGCATTGCTGTTTGCCTCAAAGGCAGGCGCGGATCCCGCCTTGGTTCGCAAGGCGCTGATGGGTGGGTTCGCCTCGTCGCGAATTCTGGAGGTTCACGGGGAACGCATGGTGAAGCGCGACTTCGCCCCCGGCTTCCGTATCGAACTGCACCAGAAGGATCTTAATCTGGCCCTAGAAGGTGCGCGAGCGCTCGGATTGTCGCTGCCCGCGACCTCGACAGCGCAACAACTGTTCAACGCGTGTGTGGCCCATGGCGGAAAGGCGTGGGACCATTCGGCGATGGTGAAGGCACTCGAGCTGGCTGCTGGGCATGAGATCGGTCGTTCATGA
- a CDS encoding MFS transporter: MTASTFNIQKFIDERPVSAFQWLTLALCFLVTFLDGFDTAAVGFVAPALSKALHVPPPELKQLLTVGFFGLAVGALLSGPLADRVGRKLVLTGSLALFGLFSLFSAQATGLTELTALRFLTGVGLGAAMPNATTLTAEYCPAARRSLLITLMFSGFTLGSAGGGFVAAAMIPQFGWQSVFIIGGVAPLALAFVLAVALPESIQYLVAKGSVKQRAIASIVHRIDQFAAIDFNTRFVGNETKKSEASSLRVIFENGLTFGTIALWITFFMGLLVIYLLTSWLPTLISTSGFSIEQAALISAMFQLGGTLGAILVSWCMDRYNPHISIAISYLLGAVMLVVIAHISSSLMVLGVAVFMAGFFMSGAQTSMSSLAASFYPTLGRATGVSWMLGMGRFGAILGAFSGGVLLSMGWGFQFIIGVLAVPAVIAALAVLSKMKRYDVEPSAAPVLGVVE; this comes from the coding sequence ATGACTGCTTCGACGTTCAACATCCAGAAATTCATCGACGAGAGACCGGTTTCTGCCTTTCAGTGGCTGACGCTCGCGCTCTGCTTTCTCGTGACCTTCCTCGACGGATTCGACACCGCGGCCGTAGGATTCGTGGCGCCCGCGCTGAGCAAGGCCCTGCACGTGCCTCCGCCCGAGTTGAAGCAGCTCCTCACTGTCGGCTTCTTCGGCCTGGCGGTGGGTGCACTGCTATCGGGCCCGCTCGCCGACCGCGTCGGCCGGAAATTGGTGCTGACCGGATCGCTCGCCCTGTTCGGACTGTTCAGTCTATTCTCGGCTCAAGCTACGGGGCTCACCGAACTCACCGCGCTGCGTTTCTTGACGGGCGTCGGACTCGGAGCAGCGATGCCCAACGCAACGACCCTGACGGCTGAGTATTGTCCCGCCGCTCGCCGCTCGCTGCTCATCACGTTGATGTTCTCGGGCTTCACACTCGGCTCCGCAGGAGGCGGCTTCGTGGCGGCGGCGATGATCCCGCAGTTCGGTTGGCAGAGCGTCTTTATCATCGGAGGTGTCGCGCCGCTCGCGCTCGCGTTCGTTCTCGCCGTCGCCCTGCCGGAATCCATTCAGTATCTGGTAGCCAAAGGAAGCGTGAAACAACGTGCGATCGCATCCATCGTTCATCGCATCGACCAATTCGCGGCCATTGATTTCAACACTCGCTTCGTCGGCAACGAGACGAAGAAGAGCGAAGCGTCGTCGCTGCGCGTGATATTCGAGAACGGATTGACCTTCGGCACGATTGCGCTGTGGATTACGTTCTTCATGGGCCTCCTGGTTATCTATCTGCTGACGAGTTGGCTTCCGACCCTAATCTCGACGTCGGGGTTTTCAATCGAACAGGCCGCGCTCATCAGCGCCATGTTCCAGCTTGGCGGCACCCTCGGTGCGATCCTCGTCAGCTGGTGCATGGACCGCTACAATCCTCATATCTCGATCGCGATTTCGTATCTGCTCGGCGCCGTTATGCTCGTTGTCATCGCGCACATCTCGTCGAGCCTCATGGTGCTTGGTGTGGCCGTTTTCATGGCGGGTTTCTTCATGAGCGGTGCGCAGACTTCAATGTCGTCCCTTGCTGCGTCCTTTTATCCGACGCTCGGGCGCGCCACCGGCGTAAGCTGGATGTTGGGCATGGGACGCTTCGGAGCAATCCTCGGGGCCTTTTCCGGCGGCGTCCTGCTCAGCATGGGCTGGGGCTTTCAGTTTATCATCGGGGTACTGGCGGTTCCGGCGGTAATTGCTGCGCTTGCAGTCTTGTCCAAGATGAAGCGGTATGACGTGGAGCCGAGTGCCGCGCCAGTGCTCGGAGTCGTCGAGTGA
- the hyi gene encoding hydroxypyruvate isomerase: MPRFAANLTMLFGEHPFLERFAQAKFAGFSGVEYLFPYDFQKDALAEKLQTLGLVQVLHNLPAGDWAAGERGIAVLPDRVEEFRDGVGRAIEYANALDCPQLNCLVGIVPDSVSEARAHETLVENLRFAAEELKRERIKLLIEPINTRDIPGFFLTGTEQATELIANVGSDNLFIQYDIYHMQIMEGDVAATLRKHRDRIAHVQLADNPGRNEPGTGEINYPFLFRHLDEIGYRGWVGCEYKPRTTTTESLGWFSEVEAE; encoded by the coding sequence ATGCCGAGATTTGCCGCTAATCTGACTATGCTCTTCGGAGAACATCCGTTCCTTGAACGTTTTGCGCAGGCTAAGTTTGCGGGCTTCTCGGGCGTGGAATATCTGTTCCCTTACGACTTCCAGAAGGATGCTCTGGCGGAGAAGCTGCAGACACTCGGCCTCGTCCAGGTCTTGCACAATTTGCCGGCGGGAGATTGGGCAGCTGGAGAGCGGGGCATCGCGGTGCTGCCGGATCGTGTTGAGGAATTTCGCGATGGCGTCGGTCGCGCGATCGAGTATGCCAATGCGCTCGACTGCCCGCAGCTTAACTGCCTGGTAGGCATCGTCCCGGACAGTGTGAGTGAGGCGAGAGCCCACGAGACCTTGGTCGAGAACCTGCGGTTTGCGGCAGAAGAGCTCAAGCGCGAGCGGATCAAGCTGTTGATCGAGCCTATCAACACGCGCGACATCCCGGGCTTCTTTCTTACAGGGACTGAACAGGCGACCGAGCTGATCGCCAATGTCGGATCGGACAATCTCTTTATCCAATACGACATCTACCACATGCAGATCATGGAGGGAGATGTCGCCGCTACCTTAAGGAAACACCGCGACCGCATTGCGCATGTGCAACTCGCGGATAATCCGGGCCGCAACGAGCCGGGTACCGGAGAGATCAACTACCCGTTCCTGTTCCGTCACCTCGACGAGATCGGCTATCGCGGCTGGGTTGGCTGCGAATACAAGCCGAGAACAACGACGACCGAGAGCCTAGGTTGGTTCTCTGAAGTCGAAGCTGAATGA
- the cynR gene encoding transcriptional regulator CynR, with product MLLRHARYLLAVADKGSFTRAAAELHVSQPALSQQIRQLEETLGAKLLDRSGRVIRPTDAGRVYIDHARRAVREFEAARRAIHDVEGLERGALRVAFTPTFTTYLVGPLTQQFYARHPGVLITINVLAQVEMEAALAADALDLGIAFGDVRSEDVTAEPLYQERLCLIVGEEHPAHGLDVLPAADLRGMDLALLNKSFVTRRAIDRYFHDQEMAPRVAVESDAVDSLLAVVRGGSLATVAPEAAARHGELKAVQLSPPIAERTVSVLLRRDAYRSAATRAFMRLLAEWDWDAMSAP from the coding sequence ATGCTGCTGCGCCATGCCCGCTACCTGCTCGCGGTCGCCGACAAAGGCAGTTTCACCCGCGCGGCGGCCGAGTTGCACGTGTCTCAGCCGGCGCTGTCGCAGCAGATTCGCCAACTGGAGGAGACGCTTGGGGCGAAGCTGTTGGACCGGTCGGGGCGGGTGATCCGGCCGACTGACGCCGGGCGGGTCTATATCGACCATGCGCGCCGGGCGGTGCGTGAGTTTGAGGCCGCCCGCCGGGCCATCCACGACGTGGAGGGGCTGGAGCGCGGCGCGCTCAGGGTGGCATTCACCCCCACCTTTACCACCTATCTGGTCGGTCCTCTGACGCAGCAGTTCTACGCCCGCCATCCGGGCGTGCTGATCACCATCAACGTCCTGGCCCAGGTCGAGATGGAGGCGGCGCTGGCGGCGGATGCGCTCGATCTCGGAATTGCCTTCGGCGACGTGCGCAGCGAGGACGTGACCGCCGAGCCGCTGTATCAGGAACGGCTGTGTCTGATCGTGGGCGAGGAGCACCCGGCCCATGGCCTTGACGTCCTGCCTGCTGCGGACCTGCGGGGCATGGACCTGGCACTCCTGAACAAGAGCTTCGTGACGCGGCGCGCCATCGACCGGTACTTCCACGACCAGGAGATGGCGCCCCGGGTGGCGGTGGAGTCCGATGCGGTGGATTCGCTGCTAGCTGTCGTACGCGGCGGCAGCTTGGCCACCGTGGCGCCCGAGGCGGCGGCCCGCCATGGCGAGCTCAAAGCGGTGCAGCTGTCGCCACCCATCGCCGAGCGCACCGTCTCGGTGCTGCTGCGACGCGACGCCTATCGCAGCGCCGCGACGCGGGCGTTTATGCGCCTGCTGGCCGAGTGGGACTGGGACGCCATGTCAGCGCCATAG
- a CDS encoding IclR family transcriptional regulator, with product MKLKSDSSVKSADRAFDILEYVADAAEPPSFSQMLADLEIPRSSLFHLLNNLLARRYLAQDPATDRYRLGEHVLTLARKISAPALPTIVTPFLKQLTGELNETSGFYVRTGDAVEAAASATSTQALAYTMKVGERAPLYAVSGGKVALAKMSAEQLDEYLRQVKLEPITEKTIRSRKQLREELISVRRSGFAYSHEEFTPGIIGIARAVEHRGRFYGALNLAVPAARYNREREVVFRRQLDAIAASLGKAIASRE from the coding sequence ATGAAACTAAAATCGGACTCATCTGTCAAGTCGGCGGATCGTGCCTTCGATATTCTCGAATACGTGGCGGACGCTGCGGAACCGCCGTCGTTTTCGCAGATGCTCGCCGACCTGGAGATACCGCGAAGCAGTTTGTTTCATTTGCTCAATAATTTGCTTGCGCGCCGCTACCTAGCGCAGGATCCAGCGACCGACCGTTACCGCCTCGGCGAACACGTGCTGACGCTCGCAAGAAAAATCTCGGCGCCGGCTCTGCCGACAATCGTTACCCCTTTCCTGAAGCAGTTGACCGGCGAACTGAACGAGACCTCCGGCTTCTATGTCAGGACGGGAGATGCGGTCGAAGCGGCGGCGTCGGCCACGAGCACTCAGGCTCTCGCCTACACGATGAAGGTCGGAGAACGCGCGCCGTTGTACGCGGTGTCGGGAGGCAAGGTCGCACTGGCGAAGATGTCCGCCGAGCAACTGGATGAATATCTACGGCAAGTGAAGCTCGAGCCGATCACCGAAAAGACGATCAGGTCCAGGAAACAGCTTCGGGAGGAGCTGATCTCGGTGAGACGCAGCGGCTTCGCCTATTCTCACGAGGAATTCACTCCGGGCATCATTGGTATCGCGAGAGCGGTCGAACATCGCGGGCGCTTCTATGGCGCGCTCAATCTGGCGGTTCCCGCGGCGCGATACAACCGAGAGCGCGAAGTTGTGTTTCGACGGCAGCTCGACGCGATCGCAGCTTCGCTCGGAAAGGCGATCGCCTCAAGAGAATGA
- the pyk gene encoding pyruvate kinase, with amino-acid sequence MRRSRSAKIIATLGPASSSLSMVMALFQAGVDTFRLNFSHGSREDHKARFAAIREVERKVGRPIGIMIDLQGPKLRVGIFADGAVELRTGDTFLLDLDPTAGDKSRVQLPHPEIFEALVPGTELLLDDGRLRLEVLSCHREGATTRVIVGGKLSDRKGVNLPGVVLPLSPFTDKDRADLAFGLKLGADWVALSFVQRPEDIAEARNLIGDQARIMAKLEKPAAVENLDAIVALADGIMVARGDLGVEITPDRVPVIQRQIVRVCRREGKPVVVATQMLESMTGSPVPTRAEASDVAAAVYESVDAVMLSAETASGRYPVEAVRMMDAIIRGAEGDAFASAPKDVTQGRNGAHADAICSALRIAAQVVSAKATVAYTHSGSSSIRAARERSSAPLLSLTPLLTTARQLTPVWGVHSMVVDEISDEASMTRLACQAALAAGFGSAGDNIVIIAGIPFGVSGSTNLLRTASLSLG; translated from the coding sequence GTGCGTCGCTCCAGAAGTGCCAAGATCATCGCGACCCTGGGCCCTGCGAGCTCATCGCTCTCAATGGTTATGGCGCTCTTTCAGGCTGGAGTGGACACATTTCGTCTCAACTTCAGCCACGGGAGCCGCGAAGACCATAAGGCGCGGTTTGCGGCGATCCGGGAAGTCGAGCGCAAGGTCGGTCGGCCGATCGGCATCATGATCGACCTGCAAGGGCCGAAACTCCGAGTCGGTATATTCGCCGACGGGGCAGTCGAACTGCGGACCGGCGATACCTTTCTGTTGGATCTCGATCCGACGGCGGGAGACAAATCACGCGTCCAGCTACCGCACCCGGAGATCTTCGAGGCTCTCGTCCCTGGTACCGAACTGCTGCTCGACGATGGGCGACTACGGCTGGAAGTGTTATCCTGCCACAGGGAAGGGGCGACCACCCGAGTGATTGTGGGCGGCAAGTTGTCCGATCGGAAGGGCGTCAATCTTCCGGGTGTGGTCCTACCCCTATCTCCTTTTACCGACAAGGATCGCGCCGATCTCGCATTCGGATTGAAGCTTGGGGCCGACTGGGTCGCGCTCTCCTTCGTGCAGCGTCCGGAAGACATTGCGGAGGCTCGCAACTTGATAGGAGATCAAGCGCGCATCATGGCGAAGCTCGAAAAGCCTGCTGCCGTGGAGAACCTCGACGCGATTGTCGCATTGGCCGACGGCATCATGGTGGCACGAGGCGATCTGGGTGTTGAAATTACACCCGACAGGGTGCCTGTGATCCAGCGACAGATCGTCAGGGTGTGCCGTCGCGAGGGCAAGCCAGTGGTGGTTGCCACGCAGATGCTCGAATCGATGACAGGATCTCCTGTTCCAACGCGCGCGGAGGCATCGGATGTGGCGGCCGCGGTATACGAGAGTGTAGACGCCGTGATGCTATCGGCCGAGACCGCGAGCGGACGATACCCGGTCGAAGCCGTCAGGATGATGGACGCAATCATCCGAGGCGCCGAGGGCGATGCTTTCGCCTCAGCTCCGAAAGACGTCACACAAGGCAGAAACGGTGCTCATGCCGATGCCATCTGCTCTGCCCTTCGGATCGCCGCGCAGGTCGTCTCCGCGAAGGCCACCGTTGCCTACACTCATTCAGGCTCGTCGAGCATACGTGCCGCTCGTGAACGTTCCAGCGCACCGCTTCTGAGTCTAACACCCTTGTTGACGACCGCGCGCCAACTGACGCCGGTGTGGGGCGTTCATTCGATGGTGGTCGATGAGATTTCGGACGAGGCGTCGATGACCAGGTTGGCATGCCAAGCTGCCCTTGCGGCCGGGTTCGGAAGCGCGGGCGACAACATCGTCATCATCGCCGGCATTCCGTTCGGCGTATCGGGGAGTACCAACCTGCTTCGTACTGCATCGCTTTCGTTAGGGTAG
- a CDS encoding nuclear transport factor 2 family protein translates to MDDTDLSDRVAIRHLIENWAVWRDAGDWERFATVWHDDGWMSATWFQGPAAEFIRVSKEGWAKGVSILHFLGGMSIDLSGDRAIAQTKMTISQRGPVHGVECDVVCTGRFYDFLEKRAGKWGVVRRQPIYEKDRIDPVDPAAVPNIDPANLLQYPVGYRHLAYIQEQIGYRVKRDMPGLKGPEVEALYRQGQEWLGQTASQAKLAAV, encoded by the coding sequence ATGGACGACACAGACCTGTCAGATCGGGTCGCGATCCGCCACCTTATCGAGAATTGGGCCGTCTGGCGCGATGCCGGCGACTGGGAACGATTCGCCACAGTATGGCACGACGACGGATGGATGTCGGCGACCTGGTTCCAAGGGCCGGCAGCCGAATTCATCCGGGTCAGCAAGGAGGGGTGGGCCAAGGGCGTCAGCATTCTCCACTTTCTCGGTGGCATGAGCATCGACCTCTCTGGCGACCGTGCCATCGCCCAGACCAAGATGACGATCTCCCAGCGGGGTCCCGTGCACGGCGTGGAGTGCGACGTCGTCTGCACCGGCCGCTTCTACGACTTCCTCGAGAAACGAGCTGGCAAGTGGGGCGTGGTGCGCCGGCAGCCGATCTACGAGAAGGACCGGATCGATCCGGTCGATCCCGCTGCCGTGCCGAACATCGATCCCGCGAACCTGCTGCAATATCCGGTCGGATATCGGCATCTTGCCTACATCCAGGAGCAGATCGGATACCGCGTGAAGCGTGACATGCCCGGCCTCAAGGGGCCGGAAGTCGAAGCTCTCTATCGCCAAGGCCAGGAATGGCTCGGCCAGACCGCCTCCCAAGCCAAACTCGCCGCCGTCTGA